One segment of Hippopotamus amphibius kiboko isolate mHipAmp2 chromosome 2, mHipAmp2.hap2, whole genome shotgun sequence DNA contains the following:
- the TLE3 gene encoding transducin-like enhancer protein 3 isoform X1 — translation MYPQGRHPAPHQPGQPGFKFTVAESCDRIKDEFQFLQAQYHSLKVEYDKLANEKTEMQRHYVMYYEMSYGLNIEMHKQTEIAKRLNTILAQIMPFLSQEHQQQVAQAVERAKQVTMTELNAIIGVRGLPSLPLTQQQLQAQHLSHATHGPPVQLPPHPSGLQPPGIPPVTGSSSGLLALGALGSQAHLAVKDEKNHHELDHRERESSANNSVSPSESLRASEKHRGSADYSMEAKKRKAEEKDSLSRYDSDGDKSDDLVVDVSNEDPATPRVSPAHSPPENGLDKARGLKKDAPTSPASVASSSSTPSSKTKDLGHNDKSSTPGLKSNTPTPRNDAPTPGTSTTPGLRSLSGKAPGMDPIASALRTPISITSSYAAPFAMMSHHEMNGSLTSPSAYAGLHNIPPQMSAAAAAAAAAYGRSPMVSFGAVGFDPHPPMRATGLPSSLASIPGGKPAYSFHVSADGQMQPVPFPHDALAGPGIPRHARQISTLSHGEVVCAVTISNPTRHVYTGGKGCVKIWDISQPGSKSPVSQLDCLNRDNYIRSCKLLPDGRTLIVGGEASTLTIWDLASPTPRIKAELTSSAPACYALAISPDAKVCFSCCSDGNIAVWDLHNQTLVRQFQGHTDGASCIDISHDGTKLWTGGLDNTVRSWDLREGRQLQQHDFTSQIFSLGYCPTGEWLAVGMESSNVEVLHHTKPDKYQLHLHESCVLSLKFAYCGKWFVSTGKDNLLNAWRTPYGASIFQSKESSSVLSCDISADDKYIVTGSGDKKATVYEVIY, via the exons aCAGAGATTGCGAAGAGACTGAACACGATTTTAGCACAGATCATGCCTTTCCTATCACAAGAG caccagcagcaggTGGCGCAGGCAGTGGAGCGAGCCAAGCAGGTCACCATGACGGAGCTGAACGCCATCATCGGGGTACGTGGACTCCCCAGTCTGCCTCTCACC CAACAGCAGCTCCAGGCGCAGCACCTCTCCCACGCCACGCACGGCCCCCCGGTCCAGCTGCCGCCCCACCCGTCAGGCCTCCAGCCTCCAGGGATTCCCCCGGTGACGGGGAGCAGCTCGGGGCTGCTGGCGCTTGGTGCCCTGGGCAGCCAGGCCCACCTGGCGGTGAAGGATGAGAAGAACCACCATGAGCTGGACCACAGAG AGAGAGAATCCAGTGCG AACAACTCGGTGTCGCCCTCGGAAAGCCTGCGGGCCAGTGAGAAGCACCGGGGCTCCGCAGACTACAGCATGGAAGCCAAGAAGCGGAAAGCGGAGGAGAAGGACAGTTTGAGCCGATAC GACAGTGACGGGGACAAGAGTGACGACCTGGTGGTAGACGTTTCCAACGAG GATCCAGCGACGCCCCGGGTCAGCCCGGCACACTCCCCTCCTGAAAACGGGCTGGACAAGGCCCGTGGCCTGAAGAAGGATGCCCCCACCAGCCCTGCCTCGGTggcctcctccagcagcacgCCCTCCTCCAAGACCAAAGACCTTGGTCAC AATGACAAATCCTCCACCCCTGGGCTCAAGTCCAACACGCCAACCCCGAGGAACGATGCCCCAACTCCAGGCACCAGCACAACCCCGGGGCTCCGGTCGCTGTCGGGCAAAGCTCCAGGCATGGACCCGATAG CCTCGGCCCTGCGCACGCCGATCTCCATTACCAGCTCCTACGCCGCGCCCTTTGCCATGATGAGCCACCACGAGATGAACGGCTCCCTCACCAGCCCCAGCGCCTATGCCGGCCTCCACAACATCCCACCCCAGAtgagcgccgccgccgccgccgccgctgccgcctaTGGCCGATCGCCAATGGTGAGCTTTGGAGCT GTTGGTTTTGACCCTCACCCCCCCatgcgggccacgggcctgcccTCAAGCCTGGCCTCCATTCCTGGTGGAAAACC AGCCTACTCTTTCCACGTGAGTGCTGACGGGCAGATGCAGCCCGTGCCCTTCCCCCACGACGCCCTGGCAGGCCCCGGCATCCCCAGGCACGCCCGGCAGATCAGCACACTGAGCCACGGGGAGGTGGTGTGCGCGGTGACCATCAGCAACCCCACGAGGCACGTGTACACGGGGGGCAAGGGCTGTGTGAAGATCTGGGACATCAGCCAGCCGGGCAGCAAGAGCCCCGTCTCCCAGCTGGACTGCCTG AACAGGGACAACTACATCCGCTCCTGCAAGCTGCTCCCCGACGGGCGCACGCTCATCGTGGGCGGCGAGGCCAGCACGCTCACCATCTGGGACCTGGCCTCGCCCACGCCCCGCATCAAGGCCGAGCTGACGTCCTCGGCTCCGGCCTGCTACGCCCTGGCCATCAGCCCCGATGCCAAAGTCTGCTTCTCCTGCTGTAGCGACGGGAACATCGCCGTGTGGGACCTGCACAACCAGACCCTGGTCAG GCAGTTCCAGGGCCACACGGACGGGGCCAGCTGCATAGATATCTCCCACGACGGCACCAAGCTGTGGACCGGAGGCCTGGACAACACCGTGCGCTCCTGGGACCTGCGGGAGGGccggcagctgcagcagcacgacTTCACCTCCCAG ATCTTCTCGCTGGGTTACTGCCCCACCGGGGAGTGGCTGGCCGTGGGCATGGAGAGCAGCAACGTGGAGGTGCTGCACCACACCAAGCCTGACAAGTACCAGCTGCACCTGCACGAGAGCTGCGTGCTGTCCCTCAAATTCGCCTACTGCG GCAAGTGGTTTGTGAGCACTGGGAAAGATAACCTTCTCAACGCCTGGAGGACACCGTACGGAGCCAGTATATTCCAG tCTAAGGAATCCTCGTCTGTCTTGAGTTGTGACATTTCGGCGGATGACAAATATATTGTAACAGGCTCTGGTGACAAGAAGGCCACAGTTTATGAGGTCATCTACTAA
- the TLE3 gene encoding transducin-like enhancer protein 3 isoform X2 — MYPQGRHPAPHQPGQPGFKFTVAESCDRIKDEFQFLQAQYHSLKVEYDKLANEKTEMQRHYVMYYEMSYGLNIEMHKQTEIAKRLNTILAQIMPFLSQEHQQQVAQAVERAKQVTMTELNAIIGVRGLPSLPLTQQQLQAQHLSHATHGPPVQLPPHPSGLQPPGIPPVTGSSSGLLALGALGSQAHLAVKDEKNHHELDHRERESSANNSVSPSESLRASEKHRGSADYSMEAKKRKAEEKDSLSRYDSDGDKSDDLVVDVSNEDPATPRVSPAHSPPENGLDKARGLKKDAPTSPASVASSSSTPSSKTKDLGHNDKSSTPGLKSNTPTPRNDAPTPGTSTTPGLRSLSGKAPGMDPIASALRTPISITSSYAAPFAMMSHHEMNGSLTSPSAYAGLHNIPPQMSAAAAAAAAAYGRSPMVGFDPHPPMRATGLPSSLASIPGGKPAYSFHVSADGQMQPVPFPHDALAGPGIPRHARQISTLSHGEVVCAVTISNPTRHVYTGGKGCVKIWDISQPGSKSPVSQLDCLNRDNYIRSCKLLPDGRTLIVGGEASTLTIWDLASPTPRIKAELTSSAPACYALAISPDAKVCFSCCSDGNIAVWDLHNQTLVRQFQGHTDGASCIDISHDGTKLWTGGLDNTVRSWDLREGRQLQQHDFTSQIFSLGYCPTGEWLAVGMESSNVEVLHHTKPDKYQLHLHESCVLSLKFAYCGKWFVSTGKDNLLNAWRTPYGASIFQSKESSSVLSCDISADDKYIVTGSGDKKATVYEVIY, encoded by the exons aCAGAGATTGCGAAGAGACTGAACACGATTTTAGCACAGATCATGCCTTTCCTATCACAAGAG caccagcagcaggTGGCGCAGGCAGTGGAGCGAGCCAAGCAGGTCACCATGACGGAGCTGAACGCCATCATCGGGGTACGTGGACTCCCCAGTCTGCCTCTCACC CAACAGCAGCTCCAGGCGCAGCACCTCTCCCACGCCACGCACGGCCCCCCGGTCCAGCTGCCGCCCCACCCGTCAGGCCTCCAGCCTCCAGGGATTCCCCCGGTGACGGGGAGCAGCTCGGGGCTGCTGGCGCTTGGTGCCCTGGGCAGCCAGGCCCACCTGGCGGTGAAGGATGAGAAGAACCACCATGAGCTGGACCACAGAG AGAGAGAATCCAGTGCG AACAACTCGGTGTCGCCCTCGGAAAGCCTGCGGGCCAGTGAGAAGCACCGGGGCTCCGCAGACTACAGCATGGAAGCCAAGAAGCGGAAAGCGGAGGAGAAGGACAGTTTGAGCCGATAC GACAGTGACGGGGACAAGAGTGACGACCTGGTGGTAGACGTTTCCAACGAG GATCCAGCGACGCCCCGGGTCAGCCCGGCACACTCCCCTCCTGAAAACGGGCTGGACAAGGCCCGTGGCCTGAAGAAGGATGCCCCCACCAGCCCTGCCTCGGTggcctcctccagcagcacgCCCTCCTCCAAGACCAAAGACCTTGGTCAC AATGACAAATCCTCCACCCCTGGGCTCAAGTCCAACACGCCAACCCCGAGGAACGATGCCCCAACTCCAGGCACCAGCACAACCCCGGGGCTCCGGTCGCTGTCGGGCAAAGCTCCAGGCATGGACCCGATAG CCTCGGCCCTGCGCACGCCGATCTCCATTACCAGCTCCTACGCCGCGCCCTTTGCCATGATGAGCCACCACGAGATGAACGGCTCCCTCACCAGCCCCAGCGCCTATGCCGGCCTCCACAACATCCCACCCCAGAtgagcgccgccgccgccgccgccgctgccgcctaTGGCCGATCGCCAATG GTTGGTTTTGACCCTCACCCCCCCatgcgggccacgggcctgcccTCAAGCCTGGCCTCCATTCCTGGTGGAAAACC AGCCTACTCTTTCCACGTGAGTGCTGACGGGCAGATGCAGCCCGTGCCCTTCCCCCACGACGCCCTGGCAGGCCCCGGCATCCCCAGGCACGCCCGGCAGATCAGCACACTGAGCCACGGGGAGGTGGTGTGCGCGGTGACCATCAGCAACCCCACGAGGCACGTGTACACGGGGGGCAAGGGCTGTGTGAAGATCTGGGACATCAGCCAGCCGGGCAGCAAGAGCCCCGTCTCCCAGCTGGACTGCCTG AACAGGGACAACTACATCCGCTCCTGCAAGCTGCTCCCCGACGGGCGCACGCTCATCGTGGGCGGCGAGGCCAGCACGCTCACCATCTGGGACCTGGCCTCGCCCACGCCCCGCATCAAGGCCGAGCTGACGTCCTCGGCTCCGGCCTGCTACGCCCTGGCCATCAGCCCCGATGCCAAAGTCTGCTTCTCCTGCTGTAGCGACGGGAACATCGCCGTGTGGGACCTGCACAACCAGACCCTGGTCAG GCAGTTCCAGGGCCACACGGACGGGGCCAGCTGCATAGATATCTCCCACGACGGCACCAAGCTGTGGACCGGAGGCCTGGACAACACCGTGCGCTCCTGGGACCTGCGGGAGGGccggcagctgcagcagcacgacTTCACCTCCCAG ATCTTCTCGCTGGGTTACTGCCCCACCGGGGAGTGGCTGGCCGTGGGCATGGAGAGCAGCAACGTGGAGGTGCTGCACCACACCAAGCCTGACAAGTACCAGCTGCACCTGCACGAGAGCTGCGTGCTGTCCCTCAAATTCGCCTACTGCG GCAAGTGGTTTGTGAGCACTGGGAAAGATAACCTTCTCAACGCCTGGAGGACACCGTACGGAGCCAGTATATTCCAG tCTAAGGAATCCTCGTCTGTCTTGAGTTGTGACATTTCGGCGGATGACAAATATATTGTAACAGGCTCTGGTGACAAGAAGGCCACAGTTTATGAGGTCATCTACTAA